From the Actinomyces sp. zg-332 genome, the window TATGAGTATTTTCTGTCTTATCTTTGTTATAAGAAAAAATATAGTCAAAATGTAGTATCAAATTCTCATCTACATAGTCTATTTTTAATATTCTTGCATCATGTAAAGAGTAGTCGAAATATTCTCCAAATTTTCTTTCTATTTTCATTTTCTTACTCCTGAACTTTTCTATAGTTATGTAAAAATTGTGTTAACTTATTAATACTATCAATTGGTTCTAAAAGTTGTTCCATCTTCTACATTTTTACTATATTTTGGAAGCTTATATCAACGCATAAAATGAACTTTATCTTTCGTAATAATTTCTATACGAAGCATCTACTGATACATATTTCAATAAAAATGGTAAGTTTACACAGCAAGTATTTCATCAAAAATGCTATAAGTAAAAGCAAAATCTAAATATCGTCTTTAAATACATTATGGCTAACTACTTAAAGCAAAACACACATTTTATAGAAAAGAATCAGTATTTATAAAATAGTTACGAGTTAGCCATATAAAATATATACATTAGCTTACATTCTTTAAAGCTTCGCTAATTAAAGTATCACCATCACTCATTTGAATTACCTTATTGTAGGTAGCTACTTCTTCTAAACATTCAGATAAAACTTTAGCAACATTAGGTATTGTATTTGAGGCAGATTTTGTCACATTTATGCAAATCTTACCAGAACCACTATCTGCTTCAACTAAATTACCTGGTTGCACAATCGTATACTCTAAATTTGTTTGATAAATCAAATAGTTATCTGCAAAAAATTTTGCAATATTGTAATCAGTAATATTTACTAAGTTAGGGTCAGACCATTTTTCAGGCTCTGTAGCAAATATCGAACTCAATAAAATGAAACGTGAAATACCGACTTTTTCACTTGCCTGCATTAGTTTTACAGCGCCGAAAGCGTCAGTTTGTAGTAAATCTTTTCCCCTAGATCCTGCTGTAAAGTAAACTGCATCGCAGCCTTTAATAACTTCAGCCAACTGGTTAACATCTTGGTATAAATCAAAAAATATACTCTCTACTTCATCTATTTTTGTTGCTTTTTCAAGATTTCTTACACCTGAAACTACGCTATGCCCTTTTGAAACCAGTTCTTTTATAAGCTGCTGCCC encodes:
- a CDS encoding SDR family oxidoreductase: MRVFIAGATGRVGQQLIKELVSKGHSVVSGVRNLEKATKIDEVESIFFDLYQDVNQLAEVIKGCDAVYFTAGSRGKDLLQTDAFGAVKLMQASEKVGISRFILLSSIFATEPEKWSDPNLVNITDYNIAKFFADNYLIYQTNLEYTIVQPGNLVEADSGSGKICINVTKSASNTIPNVAKVLSECLEEVATYNKVIQMSDGDTLISEALKNVS